Proteins found in one Triticum urartu cultivar G1812 chromosome 4, Tu2.1, whole genome shotgun sequence genomic segment:
- the LOC125552466 gene encoding uncharacterized protein LOC125552466 isoform X1, with translation MRTDGIPATASSTQRRELCPLFTTPAHHAAQIRHGGNPIQFSPNDSTGDHHPPWNAFPHRELAYSPSRPPPGKLHRAPTCGSTSSAMKQPSIYPPQRSSPGSIALPPFPLYLSGFPTEVDGGFEDLQDAEDLGDSEDL, from the exons ATGAGGACCGACGGGATCCCCGCCACTGCTTCCTCCACCCAGCGGCGAGAGCTGTGCCCGCTCTTCACTACGCCGGCGCACCACGCTGCTCAGATCCGTCATGGTGGAAACCCGATACAG TTTTCGCCGAACGACTCCACCGGCGACCACCATCCTCCGTGGAACGCCTTCCCTCATCGCGAGCTAGCGTACTCTCCGAGCAGGCCTCCTCCCGGCAAGCTTCACCGAGCACCAACCTGCGGGTCCACATCCTCTGCAATGAAGCAACCGAGCATCTACCCTCCGCAACGTTCTTCCCCTGGATCAATAGCGCTGCCTCCTTTTCCCCTTTATTTGTCAG GTTTCCCTACAGAAGTTGATGGGGGTTTCGAAGATCTTCAAGATGCTGAAGATTTGGGAGATTCGGAAGATCTTTAA
- the LOC125552466 gene encoding uncharacterized protein LOC125552466 isoform X2 codes for MRTDGIPATASSTQRRELCPLFTTPAHHAAQIRHGGNPIQHTVFAERLHRRPPSSVERLPSSRASVLSEQASSRQASPSTNLRVHILCNEATEHLPSATFFPWINSAASFSPLFVRFPYRS; via the exons ATGAGGACCGACGGGATCCCCGCCACTGCTTCCTCCACCCAGCGGCGAGAGCTGTGCCCGCTCTTCACTACGCCGGCGCACCACGCTGCTCAGATCCGTCATGGTGGAAACCCGATACAG CACACAGTTTTCGCCGAACGACTCCACCGGCGACCACCATCCTCCGTGGAACGCCTTCCCTCATCGCGAGCTAGCGTACTCTCCGAGCAGGCCTCCTCCCGGCAAGCTTCACCGAGCACCAACCTGCGGGTCCACATCCTCTGCAATGAAGCAACCGAGCATCTACCCTCCGCAACGTTCTTCCCCTGGATCAATAGCGCTGCCTCCTTTTCCCCTTTATTTGTCAG GTTTCCCTACAGAAGTTGA